Proteins encoded by one window of Elaeis guineensis isolate ETL-2024a chromosome 12, EG11, whole genome shotgun sequence:
- the LOC105055284 gene encoding sucrose synthase 7 — MASPSMSFKRSDSIAESMPEALRQSRYHMKRCFSRYVSKGKRIMKNQELMAELEKSMDDKSEKDRLMEGFLGYIICCTQEAVVLPPIVAFAVRPHPGIWEYVKVHSEDLTVEAITPSEYLRSKEIIYDEQWAKDEHALEVDFGAFDLATPHLTLPSSIGNGTQFICRFLSSKLNETPESMKPLLDYLLALDRCGEKLMINNTLDTVNKLQTALLVAEVFVSGIHKNTPFQKFEQRFQEWGLEKGWGDTAERVKESLHCLSEVLQAPDPVNMEKFFSRVPTIFNIVIFSPHGYFGQADVLGLPDTGGQVVYILDQVKAFEEELLLRIKQQGLNVPPQILVVTRLIPEARGTKCNQELEPILDTKHSYILRVPFKRDHGVLQQWVSRFDIYPYLERYAQDAAAKILDHLQGKPDLIIGNYTDGNLVASLVATKLGVTQGTIAHALEKTKYEDSDVKWKELDGKYHFSCQFTADMISMNTTDFIITSTFQEIAGTKDKPGQYESHYAFTLPGLCRFVSGINVFDPKFNIASPGADQSLYFPYTQKQKRLTSFHPAIEELLYSKVDNDEHIGHLADKNKPIIFSMARLDRIKNLTGLVEWYGKNKRLRDLVNLVVVGGFFDPAKSKDREEINEIKKMHALIEKYQLTGQIRWIKAQTDRARNGEIYRCIADTKGAFIQPALYEAFGLTVIEAMNCGLPTFATNKGGPAEIIVDGVSGFHIDPYNGEESSNKIADFFEKCREDSTYWTMVSTAGLQRIYECYTWKIYATRVLNMGSVYGFWRQLNKDEKQAKQRYIQLLYNLQFRNLAKTVLLVSDQAQEPAPPKVVTKPQPEERPVCRLFRNILGMFKRKGH; from the exons CCGTCGTCCTTCCTCCGATCGTAGCATTTGCCGTCAGGCCGCATCCCGGAATATGGGAGTATGTCAAGGTCCATTCGGAGGATCTAACAGTCGAAGCGATCACTCCTTCGGAATACTTAAGatcgaaagaaataatatatgatgAGCAATG GGCAAAGGATGAACATGCGTtagaagtggattttggagccTTTGATTTAGCAACACCTCACCTCACCCTACCATCATCCATAGGGAATGGCACACAGTTCATATGCAGATTCTTGTCATCGAAACTGAATGAGACGCCCGAGAGCATGAAGCCATTGTTGGACTACTTACTCGCCCTTGATCGTTGTGGAGAA AAATTAATGATTAATAACACCTTGGACACTGTGAACAAACTCCAGACAGCTCTGCTTGTGGCTGAGGTGTTTGTCAGTGGAATTCACAAAAACACACCATTCCAAAAGTTTGAGCAAAG ATTTCAGGAGTGGGGACTGGAGAAGGGATGGGGTGATACTGCTGAAAGGGTTAAGGAGAGCCTGCACTGCCTGTCTGAGGTTCTTCAAGCACCAGATCctgtgaacatggagaaatttttCAGTAGAGTCCCTACCATTTTTAACATCGTGATCTTCTCTCCCCATGGCTATTTCGGACAGGCAGATGTTCTTGGTTTGCCTGATACTGGTGGGCAG GTTGTTTACATCCTGGATCAAGTAAAAGCCTTCGAAGAGGAACTGCTCCTCAGAATCAAGCAACAAGGGTTGAATGTACCACCTCAAATTCTTGTG GTGACTAGGCTAATACCAGAAGCCCGGGGAACTAAATGCAACCAGGAACTCGAGCCAATTCTCGACACCAAGCACTCATACATCCTTCGGGTTCCATTTAAGAGAGATCATGGAGTTTTACAGCAGTGGGTTTCTCGTTTTGATATATATCCTTACCTCGAGAGATATGCTCAG GATGCGGCTGCCAAAATTCTTGACCACCTGCAAGGAAAACCAGACCTGATAATCGGGAATTACACTGATGGAAACCTGGTGGCTTCTCTTGTGGCAACCAAACTAGGAGTAACTCAG GGAACCATTGCACATGCCCTTGAAAAGACAAAATATGAAGATTCTGATGTCAAGTGGAAGGAATTGGATGGAAAGTACCACTTCTCATGCCAATTCACTGCTGACATGATTTCCATGAATACTactgatttcatcataacaagtACATTCCAAGAAATCGCTGGAAC CAAGGATAAGCCTGGGCAATATGAGAGCCATTATGCGTTTACACTTCCAGGGCTATGTCGGTTCGTCTCGGGCATCAATGTGTTCGATCCTAAGTTTAATATAGCTTCTCCCGGAGCCGATCAATCCCTCTACTTCCCCTACACGCAGAAACAGAAGCGCCTGACTTCATTTCATCCTGCCATCGAGGAGCTGTTGTATAGCAAAGTAGATAATGATGAACACAT AGGACATCTTGCAGACAAAAATAAGCCCATCATCTTCTCAATGGCGAGGCTTGACAGAATCAAGAACTTAACTGGGCTGGTTGAATGGTACGGGAAGAATAAGAGGCTGAGGGACCTCGTGAACCTCGTTGTGGTCGGGGGTTTCTTTGACCCTGCAAAATCAAAAGACAGGGAAGAGATCAACGAGATCAAGAAGATGCATGCGCTGATTGAGAAGTACCAATTGACAGGTCAGATAAGATGGATAAAGGCGCAGACTGATCGGGCTCGAAATGGTGAGATATACCGCTGCATTGCCGATACCAAGGGAGCATTTATTCAG CCTGCTTTGTATGAAGCATTTGGACTCACAGTCATAGAGGCAATGAACTGTGGCCTGCCGACCTTTGCCACAAACAAAGGAGGACCGGCAGAGATCATTGTTGATGGGGTTTCTGGTTTCCATATTGATCCCTACAATGGAGAGGAATCTAGCAACAAGATTGCAGATTTCTTTGAGAAATGCCGGGAGGACAGCACTTACTGGACTATGGTGTCGACAGCTGGACTCCAACGgatatatgaatg CTACACATGGAAGATTTATGCAACCAGGGTATTGAACATGGGATCAGTCTACGGCTTCTGGAGGCAACTGAACAAGGATGAGAAGCAAGCCAAACAGCGATATATCCAGCTGCTCTACAATCTCCAGTTCAGAAATTTG GCCAAAACGGTTCTCCTAGTAAGTGATCAAGCTCAGGAGCCGGCCCCACCAAAGGTTGTAACAAAACCTCAGCCAGAAGAAAGGCCAGTTTGCCGACTCTTTAGAAATATACTAGGGATGTTCAAGCGAAAAGGTCACTAA